Proteins encoded by one window of Myxocyprinus asiaticus isolate MX2 ecotype Aquarium Trade chromosome 35, UBuf_Myxa_2, whole genome shotgun sequence:
- the c35h19orf25 gene encoding UPF0449 protein C19orf25 homolog — protein sequence MQSRFTMNFGSKSKKRMVLPTRPEPPTVEQIMEDVNRAYPNDPVFAVLQDSVEDLKGSSSSREVEARYLQSRRYIELHEQLQEARSDLARRRDELHATGESLERNVTEVKTSHRGPKQAQI from the exons ATGCAGTCTAGATTTACGATGAATTTTGGTTCCAAAAGCAAGAAGCGGATGGTTCTGCCGACCCGACCCGAACCGCCGACAGTGGAGCAGATCATGGAGGATGTGAACCGAGCCTATCCCAACGATCCAGTGTTCGCTGTTTTACAAGATTCTGTTGAAG ATTTGAAGGGCAGTTCCAGCAGCAGAGAAGTGGAGGCGAGATACCTGCAGAGCAGGCGTTACATAGAGCTGCACGAGCAACTCCAGGAGGCACGCAGTGACCTCGCACGGCGGAGAGACGAGCTGCATGCAACCGGGGAGTCTTTGGAAAGAAATGTGACAGAGGTGAAGACGTCGCACAGGGGCCCGAAGCAAGCACAAATCTGA